The following coding sequences are from one Arthrobacter sp. PvP023 window:
- a CDS encoding DEAD/DEAH box helicase — protein MGFDATPALDGLRGFQRRTVEHVFKRLYLDDQPADRFLVADETGLGKSMVARGVIAKAIERLDRSDSGVDRIDVVYVCSNADLAKQNLGRLNVTGQKDIIESGRLTLLPTELDKLNAPAAPGTRKRVNFISLTPGTSFNVSKAPGQARERGVLFRILEQLGAISPERRDDAVELLRSGAGVPGFSWEVKRLTELHPEGFVTSVCDKFSELATKSGHLAAFEAAMYDVLTDGTDDVRLRMSAIIGGLRGDLAQAGLDCLEPDLIILDEFQRFRDLLYSPGTAPDDEDPAAELARQFLNYKGAKLILLSATPYKAHTGANEADGDDHAADFRQLLRFLSSERAGYMESLETDLDDRRTQLLKQVPDEALTHRTEDGLKMFMSRTERPQLGKDDMLSVIEMAPTDVRAGDLTSYRSLSALFSATRAGSPMEYWKSVPMFAHFLTDYKVGRMLDGRIHCDREAVDPVLPALATIDADAYRRYGAVETDNAKFRAVRDHTVGQDWWKLLWMPPSLPYVEPSGAFAEVGPDVTKQLVFSAWNAAPTAITTLLSYEAERQILEGSALHGENSAEARKRFRGRLRFRVRVGEPQAMSTLALFIPHAALALAGDPLLSASMSGFVVPADVVRDAAAAAGSTLVGGIAVDPASRLGAWASYFSVPGALPAEWRSDAKLATRELRQLDEYTQQQGKTPDSGETDQEGGSEAGLYLAHIERMLEVAGGVPAGWEDGIEDLAVNSPANCLYRALRRVVPDEFDPAELWKAAVFAATGLRTLFNRLDATELLDKLYPEGDYWQKVLRYCEAGNLQAVLDEYVFQLRSQQAPGEITNEQLWALADDIRRSLSLKPAQMLAKYPDGSHEDLRMGVRFAVRYSNAKTDDGDSNRMPDVRRAFNSPFWPFVLASTSVGQEGIDFHWWAHSVIHWNVPGNPVDFEQREGRVHRYLGHAVRKNVADAHGAAVLKPGVMDPWETLFSVATSEIAARPEDSSTEFAPHWIHPGEHKIERRLLDHPLSRDVPRTNYMLAGLAKYRLTLGQARQDDLLGLIKDGAEIKPLNLRP, from the coding sequence ATGGGGTTTGACGCAACGCCCGCGCTTGATGGGCTCCGGGGCTTTCAGCGCCGGACCGTGGAACATGTTTTCAAGCGCCTGTATCTGGATGACCAGCCGGCGGATCGCTTCCTCGTCGCCGACGAGACTGGTCTGGGCAAGAGCATGGTGGCCCGCGGCGTCATTGCCAAAGCGATTGAGCGGCTGGACCGCTCCGATTCAGGAGTGGACCGGATCGACGTCGTCTACGTCTGCTCCAATGCCGACCTGGCCAAGCAGAACCTCGGCCGGCTGAACGTCACCGGGCAGAAGGACATCATTGAGTCCGGGCGGCTGACATTGTTGCCCACCGAGCTGGACAAGCTCAATGCTCCCGCCGCCCCCGGAACCCGGAAGCGCGTCAACTTCATCTCGCTGACTCCGGGCACCTCGTTCAACGTCAGCAAAGCTCCAGGCCAGGCCAGAGAGCGCGGAGTGCTCTTCCGGATCCTTGAACAGCTCGGAGCGATTAGTCCGGAACGAAGGGATGACGCCGTCGAGCTGCTGAGGTCGGGCGCCGGCGTCCCCGGCTTCAGTTGGGAAGTCAAACGACTCACTGAACTACACCCCGAAGGGTTCGTCACGTCCGTGTGCGACAAATTCAGCGAGCTCGCCACGAAAAGCGGACATCTTGCAGCCTTCGAAGCTGCCATGTACGACGTCTTGACCGACGGAACTGACGATGTCCGGCTGCGCATGAGCGCTATCATCGGCGGGCTGCGGGGAGACCTCGCCCAGGCCGGACTGGATTGCCTGGAACCTGACCTGATCATCCTGGACGAGTTCCAGCGCTTCCGCGATCTGCTCTACTCCCCCGGCACCGCACCCGACGACGAGGATCCCGCGGCGGAGCTCGCCCGGCAGTTCCTGAACTACAAGGGAGCCAAGCTCATCCTGCTCTCGGCCACGCCGTACAAGGCGCACACGGGAGCGAACGAGGCCGACGGCGACGACCACGCCGCAGACTTCCGGCAGCTGCTGCGTTTCCTCAGCAGCGAGCGGGCGGGGTATATGGAAAGTCTCGAAACCGATCTGGATGACCGGCGGACACAGCTTCTGAAGCAGGTTCCTGACGAAGCGCTGACACATCGCACCGAGGACGGTCTGAAGATGTTTATGAGCCGGACCGAGCGGCCGCAGCTCGGCAAGGACGACATGCTATCCGTGATCGAGATGGCGCCCACGGATGTTCGGGCCGGGGACCTCACCAGTTACAGATCGCTGTCCGCCCTGTTCAGCGCCACGCGCGCCGGCAGTCCGATGGAGTATTGGAAGTCCGTGCCGATGTTCGCGCATTTCCTCACCGACTACAAAGTCGGCAGGATGTTGGACGGCCGGATCCACTGCGACCGAGAGGCTGTTGACCCCGTACTGCCGGCCTTGGCCACGATCGACGCCGATGCGTACCGACGCTACGGCGCCGTGGAGACCGACAATGCCAAGTTCCGGGCGGTGCGCGACCACACTGTGGGCCAGGATTGGTGGAAGCTGCTGTGGATGCCGCCTTCGCTCCCCTACGTTGAGCCTTCCGGCGCGTTCGCCGAAGTGGGGCCGGATGTCACCAAGCAGCTGGTCTTCTCAGCGTGGAACGCAGCCCCGACGGCTATCACCACCTTGCTCTCCTACGAGGCCGAGCGGCAGATCCTGGAAGGCTCGGCGCTCCACGGTGAGAACTCGGCGGAGGCCCGCAAGCGCTTCCGCGGCCGCTTGCGTTTCCGTGTTCGTGTCGGCGAGCCGCAGGCCATGTCTACTTTGGCGCTCTTCATCCCGCACGCCGCCCTGGCCCTCGCGGGGGATCCTTTGCTGAGCGCGTCAATGAGTGGTTTTGTGGTGCCCGCCGACGTAGTGCGGGATGCCGCGGCCGCGGCGGGCAGCACCTTGGTGGGCGGTATCGCCGTCGACCCTGCAAGCCGTCTGGGCGCATGGGCTTCCTATTTCTCAGTCCCTGGCGCCCTGCCGGCAGAGTGGAGGAGCGATGCCAAGCTGGCGACGCGGGAGCTGAGGCAGCTGGACGAGTACACGCAGCAGCAAGGCAAAACACCCGACAGCGGGGAGACCGACCAGGAAGGCGGCTCCGAGGCCGGGCTCTACCTTGCCCACATTGAGCGCATGTTGGAGGTGGCCGGCGGCGTGCCTGCGGGCTGGGAGGACGGGATAGAAGACCTGGCCGTCAATTCTCCGGCCAACTGCCTCTACCGCGCCTTGCGGCGTGTGGTTCCGGATGAGTTCGACCCTGCTGAGCTGTGGAAGGCCGCAGTGTTCGCGGCAACCGGTCTGCGAACACTCTTCAACCGGCTCGACGCCACGGAGCTCCTGGACAAGCTATACCCCGAGGGCGATTACTGGCAGAAGGTCCTACGCTACTGCGAAGCCGGGAACCTGCAGGCTGTCCTGGACGAGTACGTATTCCAGCTCCGAAGCCAGCAGGCACCTGGGGAGATCACAAACGAGCAGCTGTGGGCCCTGGCAGATGACATCCGCCGCTCGCTGTCCCTGAAGCCTGCGCAGATGCTCGCCAAGTATCCGGACGGATCCCATGAAGATCTCCGAATGGGCGTCCGCTTCGCCGTCCGGTACAGCAATGCCAAGACGGACGACGGCGACAGCAACCGCATGCCCGATGTCCGGCGCGCCTTCAACAGTCCGTTCTGGCCGTTCGTTCTGGCGTCGACTTCCGTGGGGCAGGAAGGCATCGACTTTCACTGGTGGGCGCACTCCGTCATCCACTGGAACGTGCCGGGCAACCCGGTTGATTTTGAACAGCGGGAGGGGCGGGTGCACCGGTATCTGGGGCATGCAGTGCGGAAGAACGTCGCAGATGCCCACGGTGCTGCCGTGCTGAAACCTGGGGTGATGGATCCATGGGAGACGCTGTTCTCGGTTGCCACCTCTGAGATCGCTGCACGGCCAGAGGATTCCAGCACAGAGTTCGCCCCGCACTGGATTCACCCGGGAGAGCACAAGATCGAGCGACGACTACTGGACCATCCGCTGAGCCGTGATGTGCCGAGGACAAATTACATGCTTGCCGGGTTAGCGAAGTATCGGCTGACGCTGGGGCAGGCCCGGCAGGACGATCTGTTGGGGCTGATCAAAGATGGGGCGGAGATCAAGCCGCTGAATTTGCGGCCATAA
- a CDS encoding HNH endonuclease has product MKRIFPEAPVSAGPHLSTSEVAVMIGRHQSTAADYVQRGVFPNVYLDTARGARGAFRVPKADVLRYLEGPSDSLDSRLRRAAHSWLAVRTNDGQDSIGYLDLEDFEFEGTRLPLKSRQRGIWKPRQLDAALSISTTFRRPGQERPYEDEVGLDGMLRYKWQGDDADASDNRALRRAMDEGLPLIWFFGVAPGLFQPVFPVFLMDEEVDKQQFVVDIDPQRAFLGGDADLDSPLEVDAIRRYGTRIARTRLHQRLFRSTVINAYGTRCAICNLRHKVLLDAAHIIPDSHDGGVPTVVNGMAMCKIHHAAFDSKILGVRPDLIVEIRTDILAEVDGPMLKYGLQERHGQPLMSVPPKRAERPSRSLLEAAYARFREA; this is encoded by the coding sequence ATGAAGCGCATCTTTCCCGAGGCTCCCGTTAGCGCAGGGCCCCACCTGAGCACAAGTGAAGTGGCTGTCATGATTGGCCGCCACCAAAGCACGGCGGCTGATTATGTGCAGCGCGGCGTATTTCCAAACGTGTACCTCGACACGGCCAGAGGTGCCCGTGGCGCATTTCGGGTGCCCAAGGCCGATGTTCTCCGATATTTGGAGGGTCCCTCCGATTCGCTGGATTCTCGTCTCCGACGAGCAGCGCATTCCTGGTTGGCCGTCCGCACCAATGACGGTCAGGATTCCATCGGCTATCTAGATCTGGAGGATTTTGAATTCGAAGGTACCAGGCTGCCGTTGAAAAGTAGACAGCGGGGGATCTGGAAACCTCGCCAGCTGGATGCAGCACTATCGATCTCTACAACTTTTCGACGCCCCGGCCAGGAAAGGCCTTACGAGGACGAAGTCGGATTGGACGGGATGCTGCGCTACAAGTGGCAGGGGGATGATGCCGACGCTTCCGACAACCGGGCATTGCGCAGAGCCATGGACGAGGGACTCCCGCTGATCTGGTTTTTCGGAGTCGCGCCTGGTTTATTTCAGCCGGTATTCCCGGTCTTCTTGATGGACGAGGAGGTGGACAAGCAGCAGTTTGTCGTGGACATTGACCCACAGCGGGCATTTTTAGGGGGTGACGCGGACCTGGACTCTCCGCTGGAGGTCGACGCCATAAGACGCTATGGGACTCGGATTGCCCGCACTCGACTTCACCAGCGTCTATTTCGATCAACGGTTATCAACGCATATGGAACGCGCTGCGCCATCTGTAACCTCCGGCACAAGGTGCTGCTGGATGCCGCTCACATCATCCCGGACTCGCACGACGGCGGTGTTCCGACCGTCGTCAATGGCATGGCAATGTGCAAAATTCACCATGCGGCGTTTGATTCGAAAATCTTAGGAGTCCGGCCCGACCTAATAGTCGAAATACGGACCGACATTCTGGCCGAGGTTGACGGTCCGATGCTGAAGTATGGTCTCCAAGAGCGGCACGGGCAGCCGCTCATGAGTGTTCCACCGAAGCGGGCCGAGCGTCCCAGTAGATCGCTTCTGGAAGCTGCCTATGCGCGCTTCAGGGAGGCATAA
- a CDS encoding NUDIX hydrolase, with protein sequence MKDSKNSPAPSLLDYPRPSVAVDTAVLTVADGSVCVLLVRRAEDHQHGKWALPGTFLRERETLADAVLRCLREKAGISGRVPRQLQVFDEPGRDDRGWVLSVAHVDVVPLAALEEALKSDGVRLASVTGEPEVIAGLPYGHADIVAKAVEWLRAAYVEAPDPGALLDEPFTLKDLRELHEAVAGQTLMRDTFRRFMEPKLAGTGQMSDGTRGRPSRLWVRDSV encoded by the coding sequence GTGAAGGATTCCAAGAACAGCCCTGCCCCGTCACTGCTCGACTACCCGCGGCCGTCGGTGGCGGTGGACACGGCGGTGCTGACCGTCGCGGACGGGAGCGTGTGCGTGCTGCTGGTGCGCCGCGCGGAGGATCATCAGCACGGAAAGTGGGCCCTCCCGGGAACGTTCCTGCGCGAACGCGAAACCCTGGCGGATGCGGTGCTGCGCTGCTTGCGCGAGAAGGCAGGGATCTCAGGGCGGGTGCCTCGGCAGCTGCAGGTGTTTGACGAGCCGGGGCGCGATGACCGCGGCTGGGTGTTGTCGGTGGCGCACGTGGACGTGGTGCCGCTGGCGGCTTTAGAGGAAGCGTTAAAGTCCGACGGCGTCAGGCTGGCTTCCGTGACTGGGGAACCGGAGGTAATCGCCGGACTGCCGTACGGGCATGCCGACATCGTGGCCAAGGCGGTTGAGTGGCTGCGGGCCGCTTATGTCGAGGCGCCGGACCCTGGAGCGCTGCTGGATGAACCGTTCACATTGAAGGATCTAAGAGAGCTGCATGAGGCGGTGGCCGGGCAGACGCTGATGCGGGACACGTTCCGGCGGTTCATGGAGCCGAAACTGGCGGGGACGGGGCAGATGTCCGACGGGACGCGGGGGAGGCCTTCGCGGTTGTGGGTGCGGGACAGCGTGTAG